TGTTATTGAAATACTGTCTGATGTGAGCATATGTATTTTCAGGATTGTATTAAgaaataatttttttcattcatgtcaGCCAAATAACCCATTGCGTGCACTTTGTAACAGTTGTATCAGGCTCAGTTAGTGCATGGAAGCTGGTCTTCTGTTAGTGTATTTTAAGTATGTTATTACAGCACTGCTAGTTACAGTGGCTCCATCACTGAAAATCTGTTGTGCACGTTGTAGGTTGGGCAGGCCCGAGCACTGTATAATTTTGGGAACGTTTACCACGCCAAGGGCAAAAGCATCTGTTGGTCTGGGACAGAGCCAGGAGAATTTCCAGAGGAAGCAAGGATAGCCCTACGTAAAGCTTCTCAGTATTACGAGTGAGTTAGTGTCTCGAACTTcaaaattttgttctttttttgtttttgccttctaatatattttctcattttaaatggtTGATCTGTTGTCTTCGTCCTCATActattttgattaaaatattgaaatttggcACTCGCACATCAATGTTTAATTTATAGTCTTAATTTATATGGCATTCCAACTTTCTAATATGCAAAATGACCTTCCTTTGGTTGTTATTTTAGGGCAAACCTGCTTTTGGTAAAGGAGTTGGGGGATCACGCAGCTCAGGGTCGGACCTATGGGAACCTTGGTAACACCTATTATTTACTGGGTGATTTTCAAAATGCCGTAGCAGCACATGAAAAGGTTGGTTTAACACAACACAAGTCAAAAGTACGCATTATTATCTCAAAATACCATGCATTTATCGGTTAAGAGATTATATGTGCCTTTGTCTTGACTACTTCAGAATGGTAACCACcacatttataatttaaagaATAATCAAAGGAATATTAACCCTTCTGTTTGGCAGCGCCTTCTCATTGCCAAAGAGTTTGGGGACAAGTCTGCTGAGAGGAGGGCACACTGTAACCTTGGCAATGCTCACATATTCCTCAGCCAATTTAAAATGGCAGCTAGCCATTATAAGTAAGTTCAACCTTTTtgtaaatttgaatttttttttatttaacttgcGCGGTCtctatattttattaaatagcagatctGTGTGCAGGTTAAACTGAGTAAACATCTCAAATATTTGAACCTGACAAATGCTCACTCAtaaaaattggatttgattCAGAAAGGCGTACACACATAAATAGACATTAGACTTGACACCCTTACACTGTGAACCATTTTTTATTATGAAGAGAGAAAATGGAAACTCTTTAAGACAGTAAATCCGATGCCAACGATTTCTCAATTCAAAGCTAAAATGTGAATTGTTGATGTGACtgctttaaagaaaaagcctcaaAATAACAAAGGTGGAAAATGGAAGGGGGGGCTGCCTTTTCATGCATCCAAGAAATCTTTGGCATGGTTGACTCTTCTGGTTTTTCCTTAGGAGGACTCTACAGCTGGCTAGGCTTTTAAAGGACAAGGCTGTGGAGGCCCAAGCCTGCTACAGTCTGGGCAACACCTACACACTCCTTCAAGACTATGAAAGAGCCATTGATTATCACCTCAAACATCTGGTAATTGCTCAGGACCTCAGTGACAGGTAAAGACTAGAGGGTGCATCGGAAATATCAAACGAAGAATGTGTTGTGTTTAGGTGGCTTGGCAGCTGATAtgttagggcgtcggcctcacagttgttgggttctgggttcgaatccagggcggtccaccagtgtggagtttgcatgttctccacaccgggcctgtgtgggttttctccgggttctgcggtttccttccacactcccaaaaacatgcaggataggctggttggacactctaaattgccccctaggtatgtgtggatgtgaatggttgtccgtctcctcgcctgcgatcggctggcaagtgattcagggtgtaccctgcctccagcccaaagtcagctggaataggctccagcaggataagcggttaagaaaatgagcgAATGAATGTTGTGTTTATGTGACACAAGTGTAATAGTGGAGTTTGTCTGGGAACATTTTTAGAATTAAAATTGCTTTCACTGTGATCAAATTTCAGTATCGTTCGTAATCGCTTTAGTTTGATAgaggaacaaaaaaagaagagagagcaaaacaaatgaggTTTAAAATGTTAGATTCGCTAGCAATAAATTTTATTGCAATATCGAGTAAATTGGCCTTTCAtataagccccccccccccccaggtaCAGTTGCTAAGCCGACAACCTTAATGATTCCAGATGTCTACCGTAGATATAGCAGTATAACGTCCTTCAGATTGACGTGTACAATATGCAGCGGAGGGTTTAATTGAAAATATAGAAAGCAAGCCAATAAGGCACACAGCATTGACGTTGAACACTTAAAGCAAAGAAAAAGATTGGGATACTGAGGTGTCTGCTCAATCACAAATtatttcatgaaaaataaaaactaaataagttGAAGGCGCTTTTGAGGAAGCACTGCTTTAATATTAGCACACTCAGAAAGCAATGCCAACTAAGACAAAAGTTTTGGTCGCTAAATATAGCTAATGAAATAGTTAAACATTATAGTGAGAACAtgctacaaatatataatatttaataataactACAACTTTAATATCAAGTTATGAATGTCCTTGTCTCAACGTGCAAGTCAGACAAGACAGCTGGCTAATATCATCTGCCATTAGCGTATGCTTACCTAAAGAGAACATGTCTGTGTTCTTGATTATTTTGGTTACATTTAAGTGGAAGTGACGTCGTACATCTCGATTATTTACCCTGTTGGAATCCAGTTGTTTTACAGGAAACGGACAATTGCTGAATGAATAACGGTGAGGCCTCGGCCCTGTCATATGTAATCTGTATTTTTCTCACAGGATTGGGGAGGGAAGGGCATACTGGAGTCTAGGAAATGCTCACACAGCCCTGGGGAACCACGAGCAAGCTATGCACTTTGCTGAAAAACACCTGGAAATTGCCAAAGAGGTGAATGATTAATGTCAACTACATATTTCTGTTAAGTCTTCATCTAGCAACAGCATTTCAATTTCGCGGTCTATGAGTAAAAAGTGGTGCAAATTCTCTACTTGCAGATACCTGTGTTAAAATTAAATTGACTATAAAGCTAATTCATATACTACAGTATCAATAACTAGGGTTCATTGTGTTCATTTGTGAGCCAAGGCAGAACTGTTAACAAAAGTGAAGGAATGTGGTTTTCCACACCAAAATTCTCAAGAATCTTCATTGGTTTCAGGGACATTTTgaagtgttttgtgtgtgttttcaaggACATTTTGGAGtgatttgtgtgtgcgtgttttctgAGTAAACCCCACTATTCAGTTTAATATACTGCCATGAATCATAAGAAAATCTTTTAGTGcttctaaaatatgtttttattttatttacttttgccaAAGATTTTGCTTCATGGGAGCAACACATCCTTGTATTATTATGAATAAACAAATGTATAAATTTTAAAAACGTGGCAACAATACAACCTATGTTGTCATTGCTTTAGACTGGAGACAAAAGTGGTCAAGCAACTGCACAGATGAACTTGTCAGACCTGCGGTTAGTTGTTGGTCTAAAGTCCAACATTTATTCAAACATCCTCAGCAAAACTAACAACACATCTCTATCAGTAAGCCAACAGAGTTACCTCAACATGTCAGGTAAATATGAATTGGTCACTTTCCGAACTGTTCtgttaaaagtattttaaatcACACAGGgatattggaaaaaataattaaatatttatattttaaggaATTCCTTCAGTTTTAAATACCTTGATTTTAAATTGTCTTTGCACTTTCTTGTTGCGATGGTCATCTTTAAACTTTAGGGTAACATTTGGCTAAATTTGTGTTTAAGGGACGAAGTCACCATCAAGGAGGCAAGGAAGTGCAGAAAACCTGGATGGGAGTACAAATCAAACTGGTGATTCATCCCTCCATCAGGTTTGTGTCATATTCTTGGGATAAACGTGTCAAGCCTTTTTGGATTTAAGCAAGACTATATCAATTCTGGAAGTCTCTAATATGAGTGTATTACAATGAAATTTGCAGGACTGGGATGAAGATAGAATCTCAAAGTCATCAAAAAATAGCACGATAAAGGCTTCCACTAAGCTCTTCCTCTTTCACCGACTAAAAAGCaagaaacataaaaacaaatcttCAAAAAACCAGCATGAAACCTTGTCAGACCACTCAGTTCCTAATCTGGACCCGCCAGCGTCTCCTAAGGTATAGTACTTTTTAAATGCAGCAGCTTGCGGGTGCACTCTCAGCACAAAGGcaactgcacacacacacaatgtacATGTATTTGTATTAATATGTCTGAAAGATGTTCCAATATGTTTTCACTTATGAACCAGACAGTCAACCAGATTGTCTGCAAAGAGATCTTGTAGTGTTTGTGATCATTTCAACGTGGGTGCTTTGCACATAtgcaaattaattggttcctaaacttttttcatatcttggatttttcgtaagtagagcagtattttatacaTACATTCTGAAATTTGATCCATGGTCCTCAaacaaactaccaactaaatcctttaaaaatgtgAGAAAGGCCTGCTTCTTTTCATTCACACTAGTAATCAGTTACAAATGCGTGACGACGAACGGcggtcaattttttttgtcgttttgaaaagaaaataacagatgcaggaaatgtatttacattttggaacatggatcttgttttcgtatattgaAACCGTAATTtccatatcaaagggtttcgtaACCAAAAATTTTGCATGTTGAagtattcataagtagaggtattgattaatatttttttgtctcaatACGAAGTCCTGAAAATCTGACGCATTTTGTACTTCTGTACACTTTAGACAAGTAGTATAGTCAATTCTattgaaattgtttttcttttatgattTTGTTTCCCATAGCCACCATCTCAGGACACAATTGGGGAGGACAGCTTTTTCGACCTTCTCTCTCGTTTCCAGGGAAACAGAATGGATGACCAAAGGTGCAGTCTTTTAGATGGCTCAAACCATCGGCCTGACAGTTCCTCTCCCTCTTCTACCCCACCTGTAGCTGAAAGGAAATGTAAGTCTGTCCCTTTTGTCTCAACATCTGTATTCACACCATGCTAAAGTTAAGTTTCCATactcattgattaaaaaatggtcATATAGTACCGTACCATATAGGTACCCTATAGACTTTGAACCTGGATGTTTATGGTGTGAATGCAGAATATCCACCCAACTTTCCCTGTAACATATTGAAGGTTGCAAATCATTAAAGTAACTTAAAGCCCCACACCAAATCCCTGCTTTTGAGAATTAGACGAGGTTACTTTCTTTGCTCTGATGGCCTACCTTTTAAACTAGTTATCAGGAAATATCATTGAAACTGTGATTTGTggaacaaaatcaaatttttagtCTGTGTTTTCCCTTGAAATTTTAGAATAGCATTAGTAGTCAAAAGTAACATCTGCAATCCCAGTGCTGACACTGTGTTGCAAAGTGACTATAAACGATCCGTTCATCGTTTATTACTACTTTATACTATTGCTGATTTTTGTCTCTAGCTATACTGGAGTGCGAGGTACCATTACAGGATCCTGGTCATTTCCTGGAGCTGCTGGCCAGCTCCCAGGCCCGTCGCCTGGACGACCAACGAGTCAGCCTGAGCCATTTTCCTGGCTTGCGATTCAGCACCTGCAACCGGCCCAGTACACCCTCCACCTCCAGCGAAAATCAAGAGCCATCGCAAGGTGATGAGAGACGATATCTGAACTCTTCCTCACCACATACTTTTACAGTTGCTTTTATGCTTTTATTCTCTGCTGCCGTTTCCTGTGCAGACCCAGCTCACACACCCTCCCAGTACAATTTCGTCGAGACCTGCGCTAGCCAGCCAGAAGGGGACGAAGTCTTCTTTGACATGCTAGTTAAGTGCCAGGTGGGCAAAAGTTGCTTTAACAACAACCTCACATTTGAAAAGGGTGTGCCACCCTTCTATGACCCTCCACATTTAACAAAGTTTACTTAATCTCCTTAATGAGGCTCTAAATAAAATCACGATTCAAATTCGCcttgtttagcttttttttccttattattTTAAGGGCTCCAGACTGAATGACCAAAGGTGTGCAGCGCCACCATCTGCCACACGTGGACCAACAGTTCCTGATGAGGATTTCTTTAGTCTCATCTTGCGTTCACAGTCAAACAGGATGGAGGAGCAGCGAGTTGTACCACCGTCTGATATCAGTCAGTCCAAACCAGACTGACACAAGGAACTAAATtccaatttttattattttaggactcaaattgaatatttaagCTCTtgtgttgtttgatttttttaatgttcttaaTCTTGTGGCAATCATGTGAGAACATCACATGTTCCATGTGACTACTTATATGGGCAATATCATATGGAGAGTCAATTTTCACAAATATAAAGCTTCCACACTGAGTTCTTGTTTTTGGCTAGGTGGCAAAATCTCGCAAATGCCAGCATACTTTGATAGTGCCTCGAAATCGGTGGTTCCAaacctttttctcacccaaTACCGGTTTTGGCGAGAATATGATGCGAGAGCCACTTTTCAAGCACATCCTAAATCTCGGAAAACCTCAGTAAAGCACATTTATGGAAAGGTCCGGTACCACATACACAGTGAAAGACTTTCCGTGCTGCTAGCTACACACTCCCATCGTTTGGACGTAAAAGCCTTTACACCCAGCGCACACGAGGCGCCATTGACGTTGCCCCATCCATTCAGTGTGCCGAGCGTCTGTATGTCACACACATCACAACAGAATGAAGAGCAAATGAGGTAGCAAGTGTGTGGGTTGGTGCAGCAGTTTTGACAGATTGGACGAGTTCCCGCGTAAATGGGTGGGTTATACTTACGGTGTGATTGGGTTGCTCACTGACATTTTGGTCTGGCAACCTTGAGGTGCTGATGATCTCTATACTTTAACATCAATGGCGTCTGGTGTGCGTGGGGTTTAAACTAAAATAATGATTTCTTTCGCGGACTGGTAGTGGTccgcggaccggtggttggggaccactgctctaaaTGACAATGATATATGGAACAATGAAAGCAAGAAGGGAATTCTGAACTTCCAATATTGTATTCCTATTGGAGCTCACTGGGAAGTCTGTTATGCAAACGCACAAACTTGGATATGTTTTCGGATTGGTGCCGCCTTTGCTTTCAGAATAATACAAACCTAGTGTTCCGGTTTGGGCATATTACTAATATGGGTTTGAGTGTTGCCACATTATTTTCATccctttttcaaattatttaacAAATGTTTTTGGAACTCTATTGTCCCTGGACTAGAGTGTCTGCAGCAAATGACACAGCCATAAAACTAgttatatttgaaatattttaagcATTAACTGCATATTTAAGTGCCATGACTATTTTTCTCCTTCAAGTCCACACTTTCTATGGTGGAAAACGTTCACTggtggaataaaaataatacgtACTATACTGAACCAGTCTGAAAACAAGCACcgtagaaaaataaaatcattttattgttaGGTATTTAATGATACTTCCATAAGTGCAAAACCTTAACTCAGGCATTCAAAGTGACGTAATAGCATTTCAGATTTTGCAGGGGAATCTTTTTGTACGTACCAATACAGCAAGCTTTCCCATTACATTGAAATAAAATCTGGACCAATGTTTGTTTCACATGTGTTGTTTCCCTCATATTCAAAAGAAGCAAAGTAAAAGACTTTACTCTGCAAACATGACAAATTGTCCCTTGGAGGATGTTGTTCTCCTTTCTTATTCAAAGTCTTGTTACCTGTACAGTATTAATATTTTTCACTTACTTTAATTTTCAATAATATAGATGCTCTATTCATCCGAAGTCAACCTCTCGTGATTCTCTTTGCACCTAAAACGAGAGGATCAGTTCGGATTTAGTGACACCTAGTGCTAAAATTGCTGATTGCATTCCTCCCTCCAGGCCTTCAAATgccttatctcatctcattttctgaaccgctttatcctcatcagggtggcgggggtgctggagcctatcccagctgacttcgggccagaggcggtggacaccctgaatcggtggacagccgatcacagggcacaaggagacagacaaccatgcacactcacaaacatacctaggggcaatttagtgtccaatcagcctaccatgtttttgggatgtgg
Above is a genomic segment from Stigmatopora argus isolate UIUO_Sarg chromosome 8, RoL_Sarg_1.0, whole genome shotgun sequence containing:
- the LOC144078622 gene encoding G-protein-signaling modulator 2-like isoform X1 codes for the protein MSVVSDCLKCIRMGRSNRMDSSCLDLALEGERLCKAGNYHAGVSFFESAIQVGTEDLQILSAIYSQLGNAYFHLQQYNKALEYHRHDLTLTRTIGDEPGEAKASGNLGNTLKLLGRYNEAVVCCQRHLDITRAMCDKVGQARALYNFGNVYHAKGKSICWSGTEPGEFPEEARIALRKASQYYEANLLLVKELGDHAAQGRTYGNLGNTYYLLGDFQNAVAAHEKRLLIAKEFGDKSAERRAHCNLGNAHIFLSQFKMAASHYKRTLQLARLLKDKAVEAQACYSLGNTYTLLQDYERAIDYHLKHLVIAQDLSDRIGEGRAYWSLGNAHTALGNHEQAMHFAEKHLEIAKETGDKSGQATAQMNLSDLRLVVGLKSNIYSNILSKTNNTSLSVSQQSYLNMSGTKSPSRRQGSAENLDGSTNQTGDSSLHQDWDEDRISKSSKNSTIKASTKLFLFHRLKSKKHKNKSSKNQHETLSDHSVPNLDPPASPKPPSQDTIGEDSFFDLLSRFQGNRMDDQRCSLLDGSNHRPDSSSPSSTPPVAERKSILECEVPLQDPGHFLELLASSQARRLDDQRVSLSHFPGLRFSTCNRPSTPSTSSENQEPSQDPAHTPSQYNFVETCASQPEGDEVFFDMLVKCQGSRLNDQRCAAPPSATRGPTVPDEDFFSLILRSQSNRMEEQRVVPPSDISQSKPD
- the LOC144078622 gene encoding G-protein-signaling modulator 2-like isoform X2, coding for MTLSDCDCVMCMHMKEVEANGVVLKEIYSLHRPRRVKCLSCQTALSALEWEGATEWTLHVWIWPWKVKGSVKLQYNKALEYHRHDLTLTRTIGDEPGEAKASGNLGNTLKLLGRYNEAVVCCQRHLDITRAMCDKVGQARALYNFGNVYHAKGKSICWSGTEPGEFPEEARIALRKASQYYEANLLLVKELGDHAAQGRTYGNLGNTYYLLGDFQNAVAAHEKRLLIAKEFGDKSAERRAHCNLGNAHIFLSQFKMAASHYKRTLQLARLLKDKAVEAQACYSLGNTYTLLQDYERAIDYHLKHLVIAQDLSDRIGEGRAYWSLGNAHTALGNHEQAMHFAEKHLEIAKETGDKSGQATAQMNLSDLRLVVGLKSNIYSNILSKTNNTSLSVSQQSYLNMSGTKSPSRRQGSAENLDGSTNQTGDSSLHQDWDEDRISKSSKNSTIKASTKLFLFHRLKSKKHKNKSSKNQHETLSDHSVPNLDPPASPKPPSQDTIGEDSFFDLLSRFQGNRMDDQRCSLLDGSNHRPDSSSPSSTPPVAERKSILECEVPLQDPGHFLELLASSQARRLDDQRVSLSHFPGLRFSTCNRPSTPSTSSENQEPSQDPAHTPSQYNFVETCASQPEGDEVFFDMLVKCQGSRLNDQRCAAPPSATRGPTVPDEDFFSLILRSQSNRMEEQRVVPPSDISQSKPD
- the LOC144078622 gene encoding G-protein-signaling modulator 2-like isoform X3 translates to MDSSCLDLALEGERLCKAGNYHAGVSFFESAIQVGTEDLQILSAIYSQLGNAYFHLQQYNKALEYHRHDLTLTRTIGDEPGEAKASGNLGNTLKLLGRYNEAVVCCQRHLDITRAMCDKVGQARALYNFGNVYHAKGKSICWSGTEPGEFPEEARIALRKASQYYEANLLLVKELGDHAAQGRTYGNLGNTYYLLGDFQNAVAAHEKRLLIAKEFGDKSAERRAHCNLGNAHIFLSQFKMAASHYKRTLQLARLLKDKAVEAQACYSLGNTYTLLQDYERAIDYHLKHLVIAQDLSDRIGEGRAYWSLGNAHTALGNHEQAMHFAEKHLEIAKETGDKSGQATAQMNLSDLRLVVGLKSNIYSNILSKTNNTSLSVSQQSYLNMSGTKSPSRRQGSAENLDGSTNQTGDSSLHQDWDEDRISKSSKNSTIKASTKLFLFHRLKSKKHKNKSSKNQHETLSDHSVPNLDPPASPKPPSQDTIGEDSFFDLLSRFQGNRMDDQRCSLLDGSNHRPDSSSPSSTPPVAERKSILECEVPLQDPGHFLELLASSQARRLDDQRVSLSHFPGLRFSTCNRPSTPSTSSENQEPSQDPAHTPSQYNFVETCASQPEGDEVFFDMLVKCQGSRLNDQRCAAPPSATRGPTVPDEDFFSLILRSQSNRMEEQRVVPPSDISQSKPD
- the LOC144078622 gene encoding G-protein-signaling modulator 2-like isoform X4 produces the protein MSVVSDCLKCIRMGRSNRMDSSCLDLALEGERLCKAGNYHAGVSFFESAIQVGTEDLQILSAIYSQLGNAYFHLQQYNKALEYHRHDLTLTRTIGDEPGEAKASGNLGNTLKLLGRYNEAVVCCQRHLDITRAMCDKVGQARALYNFGNVYHAKGKSICWSGTEPGEFPEEARIALRKASQYYEANLLLVKELGDHAAQGRTYGNLGNTYYLLGDFQNAVAAHEKRLLIAKEFGDKSAERRAHCNLGNAHIFLSQFKMAASHYKRTLQLARLLKDKAVEAQACYSLGNTYTLLQDYERAIDYHLKHLVIAQDLSDRIGEGRAYWSLGNAHTALGNHEQAMHFAEKHLEIAKETGDKSGQATAQMNLSDLRLVVGLKSNIYSNILSKTNNTSLSVSQQSYLNMSGTKSPSRRQGSAENLDGSTNQTGDSSLHQDWDEDRISKSSKNSTIKASTKLFLFHRLKSKKHKNKSSKNQHETLSDHSVPNLDPPASPKPPSQDTIGEDSFFDLLSRFQGNRMDDQSYTGVRGTITGSWSFPGAAGQLPGPSPGRPTSQPEPFSWLAIQHLQPAQYTLHLQRKSRAIARPSSHTLPVQFRRDLR